Part of the Candidatus Cloacimonadota bacterium genome, TGCTATAGTAATAGACAACTTGATGCGCAGCTCTGAGGGTGGCATATATGCTATTGGCGACGTTACCGCAAAGCTACAATTGGCTCATACCGCGAGCAAGCAAGGTTTATTGGCGGCGGAGCATATAGCACATCTGCTCTTGAACAAACCTGCTCCAACTCATATTTTGAACTATTTAAACATTCCTCGCTGCACTTTCACAAATCCGGAAATTGCTTCTGTGGGATATACCGAAGCAGAGGCAAATAATAGATTCGAAGAGATCATCGTAGGCAAGTTTCCCTTTTCTGCAAGCGGAAAGGCTATGGCAATGTCGGCAACCCAGGGCTTCGTAAAGACCATCGCTCGCAAAGATACTGGCGAAATAGTGGGAATGCACATTCTGGGTCCCCAAGCGGCAGAACTGATTGCTCAGGGCACTATCATGATCCAAAATCGTATTACTGCAGAATCCATAGAGGATATTATATTTGCGCATCCGACTCTTTCTGAAGCAATTATGGAATCCGTGGAAGATCTGCGCGAACTCTCCATTCATAAAATATAACAGGAGGATTAACATGCAAATAACGATTACAGCACGTCATTTCGAACTCACGAAGGCTATACGGGACTACGTGGAGAGCTCCTGCCTAAAGTTGAAGAAGTACTTTGACCAAATAATCACTATTCACGTTACGCTGGCTTTAGAGAACAATCGCAATCTGTGCGAACTCTCATTACATGCAGGCAGGTTTGGATTGCAAGCCACAGCAGAAGAGATGGATATGTATTTATCTATCGACAATGCATTGGATAAAATGGAAGCTCAGATAAAGAAACTGAAAGATCGCGTTACAGATCACCAAAAGCGTGCTTTGAAAGAGCAGTTTGACGATTTCTCACGCGCAACAGATTTTCATGTTAACAACACAGATCACATTCACCGTACAATAAAGACCAAACGAGTGATTACAGAACCGATGGAAATTCAGGAAGCCATCAATAGGATGGACGAAAGCAAAGAAGATTTCTTTATCTTTAGAAACATCGAAACAGATCGCATCAATGTATTGGTAAAGAAGGACAAAGAAAACTTTAAACTCTTTGAACCTTAAACTTATAATGTACACTATTTTGGTGTATTCAAGCGTACTTCCTTTTGCCCTCTCATTTTTGATGAGGGGGCATTAAGGAGGAAGGAAATATGAAGGAAATTACTGTCCGAGAATTCTTTGACGCCAAGAAGAAGGATTTGGCTCTTTCTTTAGTTACCGAGCCGGAAACCCTTTCCAAAAAAGTTAATTCTCCTCACGTTAATCGTCCAGGTCTTGCTCTTGCTGGATATTTAGAAGTATTTTCTGCAGAGCGCATCCAGGTATTCGGAGAAACTGAGGTTCGCTTTCTGCAATCCTTGAAAGAAGAAGAACTGGTTGTGCGCATTAGGGATATGTTCAAAATGGATATTCCGTGCATAATCATTACTAAGGGGTTAACTTTACCGCCAGTGATTGAATATCTGGCAAACGATCTAAATATTGCTCTGCTTTCCAGCCGTCTTTCCACCATTAACCTGATTCAGCATCTAAGCCGCTATTTATTGGATATTTTTGCCTTAGAAAAAACCATACATGCAACTCTTGTAGATGTGTTTGGCTTAGGTATCTTGTTAACCGGTAAAAGCGGTATTGGTAAAAGTGAATGTGCCTTGGATTTGGTGCATCGCGGGCATAGTTTGGTAGGCGATGATCTCATTACCTTGCGCTATTTGGATGATCAACTATTTGGGCGTCCCGGCAGAGAGTTTGGGCATTTTATGGAAATACGCGGGGTAGGTTTTGTTAATGTAGAAAGGATGTTCGGAATAGAGCGTACTCGCAGGCAAAAGACGATAGATTTACAGATAGAGCTAATGCCTTGGCAGGAGAATATGGATTATGAGCGCATTGGTCTCACGAACAGCTTTGCCGAGCATCTAGGTGTAAAAATTCCCATCATCTACCTTCCTGTTTCTCCAGGCAAGAATGTTTCGGTAATTGTAGAAGTAGCTGCAATGAACGGCATTCTAAAAGGCGTTGGGTACGATGCCGCCGAAGATTTTAATCGAAAAGTCCATGAGGAAATCCGCAAGAAAACACTGCAAAAGAAGATTGAAGATGATGCGAAAGAAAGTGATCGTGACAAATAAACTGGGGCTACATGCCCGTCCTTCAGCATTATTAGTGCGCGCTGCCACAAAGTATCGGTCTGAGTTTCAGATAGAAAAAGATGGTACTACGGTAAACGGCAAAAGCATCATGGGTGTTATGATGTTGGCGGCTGAATGTGGAAGCACCTTAGAGTTGATTGCTGATGGAGTAGATGAAGAGTACCTAATAAACGAAATTACGGAGATGATAGATAGCGGATTTGGAGAGTAAAATATGAAGGAACTAAAAGGAAATAGCATTGCGGTTGGACTTGCTGCCGGCAGAGCGGTTATAGTAGATAAACGCTTGCTGGAAATTCCTCAACATAAGATAAGTAAAAAGGACTTAGATAAAGAAACTGAAGCGTATCTAAACGCTTATGCGGAATCTGAAGCAGAAATTAAAGAATATATAGCCTTACACGATCTTCACGAAAACGAGAAAGATATTATCAATACTCATCTGGATATATTGGCAGATCCTGATATTAGGGAAAACATACTTACTCTCATAAGCGAAAAAACTCATAATGTGGCCAAAGCAATACATCTCGCATTCGAGCAGGCAATCATGTTTTTTAAAAGCATGGAAAACGAAATGTTTGCCCAAAGGGCAAATGATTTTGAGGATGTACGTAATCGCCTCTTGCGCAAAGTATTGAAGATTGAAGATGATCCATTTAATCGGCTGACTCATGATACTATTCCCATTTTTCAAGAAATTCAACCCAGTGAGGTATCCCAACTAAGCAAACTTGGCGTAAGCGCATACCTATGTGATAATTGCAGTTATACATCTCATGCTGCCATACTCAGTCGTGCCCTCAACATTGCCTGTATTGCAGATATCGAAGACATTCGCAATTATATTCACGAGGACGATCATCTGATCGTAGATGGAGAAACCGGCATAGTGATACACGATCCAGATGAAGAAGCCTTAGAGTATTATGCCCAAAAATTGCAGATTCAAGAGCTTATCTTAAATAAGCAAAGAGTCCTCTTAGACCAGCCGACGGTAACCCAAAATGGACGCAGTATCTCTTTGGCTCTCAATATTGGCCTTCCAGAAGAAATCAGTAAAGTAACGGAACTGAATGCTGATGGTGTAGGGCTTTTTAGAACGGAGTTTCTTTTTCTTTCGCGTAACGATCTTCCCAGTGAAGAAGAACAATACGAAATATACCGCAACCTTGCCCAGGAGATTGCACCCAAAGTACTTACAATCCGCACCTTCGATTTGGGCGGAGACAAACTGTCGCATCTAATCCCTTCAAGCAAAGAGAATAATCCCTATCTTGGCAATCGAGGTATTCGCTTTTCTTTAGCTCATCCAGAAGTCCTTAAAACTCAGCTTAGGGCTATTTTAAGGGCATCTGTTCACGGTAATATTCGCATTATGTTTCCCATGATTATTGAT contains:
- the ptsP gene encoding phosphoenolpyruvate--protein phosphotransferase, whose translation is MKELKGNSIAVGLAAGRAVIVDKRLLEIPQHKISKKDLDKETEAYLNAYAESEAEIKEYIALHDLHENEKDIINTHLDILADPDIRENILTLISEKTHNVAKAIHLAFEQAIMFFKSMENEMFAQRANDFEDVRNRLLRKVLKIEDDPFNRLTHDTIPIFQEIQPSEVSQLSKLGVSAYLCDNCSYTSHAAILSRALNIACIADIEDIRNYIHEDDHLIVDGETGIVIHDPDEEALEYYAQKLQIQELILNKQRVLLDQPTVTQNGRSISLALNIGLPEEISKVTELNADGVGLFRTEFLFLSRNDLPSEEEQYEIYRNLAQEIAPKVLTIRTFDLGGDKLSHLIPSSKENNPYLGNRGIRFSLAHPEVLKTQLRAILRASVHGNIRIMFPMIIDVDDFLEAKRVFKQCADSLYEDGIAYDYDIQVGTMVEIPSAALSSEALAKESDFLSIGTNDLVQYTLAVDRNNDMVNRYYIQHHPAVLKLIRATVVNAAVHNRDISVCGEMASIPEYAPLLIGMGINDLSINPSSYFDIKKVVLLCDAELEKIISGFDFSTSLPQVDDLVYRRLKPYYAIKGGR
- a CDS encoding HPr family phosphocarrier protein is translated as MMRKKVIVTNKLGLHARPSALLVRAATKYRSEFQIEKDGTTVNGKSIMGVMMLAAECGSTLELIADGVDEEYLINEITEMIDSGFGE
- the raiA gene encoding ribosome-associated translation inhibitor RaiA — translated: MQITITARHFELTKAIRDYVESSCLKLKKYFDQIITIHVTLALENNRNLCELSLHAGRFGLQATAEEMDMYLSIDNALDKMEAQIKKLKDRVTDHQKRALKEQFDDFSRATDFHVNNTDHIHRTIKTKRVITEPMEIQEAINRMDESKEDFFIFRNIETDRINVLVKKDKENFKLFEP
- the hprK gene encoding HPr(Ser) kinase/phosphatase; this translates as MKEITVREFFDAKKKDLALSLVTEPETLSKKVNSPHVNRPGLALAGYLEVFSAERIQVFGETEVRFLQSLKEEELVVRIRDMFKMDIPCIIITKGLTLPPVIEYLANDLNIALLSSRLSTINLIQHLSRYLLDIFALEKTIHATLVDVFGLGILLTGKSGIGKSECALDLVHRGHSLVGDDLITLRYLDDQLFGRPGREFGHFMEIRGVGFVNVERMFGIERTRRQKTIDLQIELMPWQENMDYERIGLTNSFAEHLGVKIPIIYLPVSPGKNVSVIVEVAAMNGILKGVGYDAAEDFNRKVHEEIRKKTLQKKIEDDAKESDRDK